A portion of the Saccharomyces paradoxus chromosome XV, complete sequence genome contains these proteins:
- the ALE1 gene encoding lysophospholipid acyltransferase (Broad-specificity lysophospholipid acyltransferase~similar to YOR175C): MYNPVDAVLTKIITNYGIDSFTLRYAICLLGSFPLNAILKRIPEKRVVLKCCFIISMSMFYLFGVLNLVSGFRTLFISTMFTYLISRFYRSKFMPHLNFMFVMGHLAINHIYAQFLNEQTQTTVDITSSQMVLAMKLTSFAWSYYDGSCTSESDFKDLTEHQKSRAVKGHPPLLKFLAYAFFYSTLLTGPSFDYADFDSWLNCEMFRDLPESKKPMRRRHPGERRQIPKNGKLALWKVVQGLAWMILSAFGMKHFPVKYVLDKDAFPQRSFIFRIHYLFLLGFIHRFKYYAAWTISEGSCILCGLGYNGYDPKTQKIRWDRVRNIDIWTVETAQSTREMLEAWNMNTNKWLKYSVYLRVTKKGKKPGFRSTLFTFLTSAFWHGTRPGYYLTFATGALYQTCGKIYRRNFRPIFLREDGVTPLPSKIIYDFIGIYAIKLAFGYMVQPFIILDLKPSLMVWGSVYFYVHIIVAFSFFLFRGPYAKQVTAFCKSRQPKEIFLRKQKKLENDISASSPNLGDILKAKMEHEKGKTAEEDEMNLGIPPIELEKWDNAKKDWEDFRNDYKEWRNKNGLEIEEENLSKAFERFKQEFSNAASGSGERVRKMSFSGYSPKPISKKEQ; encoded by the coding sequence ATGTACAATCCCGTGGACGCTGTTTTAACAAAGATAATTACCAACTATGGGATTGATAGTTTTACACTGCGATATGCTATCTGCTTGTTGGGTTCCTTCCCACTGAATGCTATCTTGAAAAGAATTCCCGAGAAGCGTGTAGTTTTAAAATGCTGTTTTATCATTTCTATGTCAATGTTTTACTTATTCGGCGTGCTTAATCTAGTAAGTGGGTTCAGGACCCTGTTTATTAGTACTATGTTTACTTACTTGATCTCAAGATTTTACCGTTCCAAATTTATGCCACATTTGAATTTCATGTTTGTTATGGGCCATTTGGCAATAAATCATATATACGCCCAATTCCTTAACGAACAGACTCAAACTACTGTTGATATTACAAGTTCACAAATGGTTTTAGCCATGAAACTAACTTCCTTTGCATGGTCGTACTATGATGGTTCATGTACTAGCGAGAGtgatttcaaagatttgaCTGAACATCAAAAATCTCGTGCTGTGAAAGGACATCCACCCTTGTTAAAGTTCCTGGCATATGCTTTTTTCTATTCAACGTTGTTAACTGGCCCAAGTTTTGATTATGCCGATTTTGACAGCTGGTTGAATTGTGAGATGTTCCGTGATTTACCTGAAAGCAAAAAGCCTATGAGAAGACGCCACCCTGGCGAAAGAAGACAGATTCCAAAGAATGGTAAGCTTGCATTGTGGAAAGTTGTTCAAGGTCTTGCTTGGATGATTTTGAGTGCATTCGGGATGAAGCACTTCCCCGTTAAGTATGTTTTGGACAAAGATGCCTTTCCTCAGAGATCTTTTATATTCAGAATCCATTACTTATTCTTGTTGGGTTTTATCCATAGATTCAAGTACTATGCTGCCTGGACTATTTCAGAGGGATCTTGTATTCTGTGCGGTTTAGGCTATAATGGTTATGATCCAAAGACACAAAAGATCAGATGGGATCGTGTTAGAAATATTGACATCTGGACCGTGGAAACAGCTCAAAGTACGCGTGAAATGTTGGAAGCATGGAATATGAACACTAACAAGTGGTTAAAATACTCTGTTTATTTACGTGTTACGAAAAAGGGCAAAAAGCCTGGTTTCCGCTCAACTTTGTTTACTTTCTTAACTTCCGCATTTTGGCATGGTACTAGACCTGGATACTATCTGACTTTCGCGACAGGGGCATTGTACCAAACTTGTGGTAAAATTTACAGACGCAATTTTAGACCAATTTTCTTACGGGAAGATGGTGTCACACCATTACCTTCTAAAATAATCTATGATTTTATTGGCATTTATGCAATTAAGCTAGCATTTGGTTATATGGTGCAACCATTTATTATCCTTGACCTGAAGCCATCTTTGATGGTTTGGGGGTCcgtttatttttatgttcACATTATCGttgctttttcatttttcctGTTCAGAGGACCATATGCTAAGCAAGTAACCGCATTCTGTAAATCCAGACAACCTAAAGAAATATTCCtcagaaaacaaaagaagctTGAAAATGACATTTCGGCAAGCTCTCCAAATTTgggtgatattttgaaggCAAAGATGGAACATGAAAAGGGAAAGACGgcagaagaagacgaaatGAACTTAGGAATTCCACCTATTGAGTTAGAAAAGTGGGATAATGCTAAAAAAGACTGGGAAGATTTCCGCAATGATTACAAAGAATggagaaataaaaatggtcttgaaatagaagaagaaaacctTTCTAaagcttttgaaagattcaAGCAGGAATTTTCCAACGCTGCAAGTGGATCAGGTGAACGCGTGAGAAAAATGAGTTTTAGCGGATATTCACCAAAACCCatttcaaagaaggaaCAGTAG
- the HEM15 gene encoding ferrochelatase HEM15 (Ferrochelatase~similar to YOR176W): protein MLSRTVRAQGFFLRSSQLTVKRSFSVTFNMKNAQNRSPTGIVLMNMGGPSKVEETYDFLYQLFADNDLIPISAKYQKTIAKYIAKFRTPKIEKQYKEIGGGSPIRKWSEYQATEVCKILDKTCPETAPHKPYVAFRYAKPLTAETYKQMLKDGVKKAVAFSQYPHFSYSTTGSSINELWRQIKALDSERSISWSVIDRWPTNEGLIKAFSENIAKKLQEFPQPVRDKVVLLFSAHSLPMDVVNTGDAYPAEVAATVYSIMQTLKFKNPYRLVWQSQVGPKPWLGAQTADIAEFLGPKVDGLMFIPIAFTSDHIETLHEIDLGVIGESEYKDKFKRCESLNGNQTFIEGMADLVKSHLQSHQLYSNQLPLDFALGKSNDPVKDLSLVFGNHRST, encoded by the coding sequence ATGCTTTCCAGAACAGTTCGTGCACAAGGTTTCTTCTTAAGAAGTTCGCAACTAACCGTTAAAAGGTCATTTTCGGTTACATTCAACATGAAGAATGCTCAAAACAGATCACCCACAGGGATTGTTTTGATGAACATGGGTGGCCCCTCTAAAGTTGAAGAAACGTATGATTTTTTGTATCAATTATTTGCTGATAACGACTTAATTCCTATTAGTGCTAAGTATCAAAAGACAATTGCCAAATATATTGCAAAGTTTCGTACCCCTAAGATAGAGAAGCAGTACAAGGAAATTGGCGGAGGCTCCCCAATCCGGAAATGGTCCGAGTATCAGGCTACTGAAGTTTGCAAAATCTTGGATAAAACCTGCCCAGAAACAGCACCTCATAAACCTTACGTGGCGTTCCGTTATGCGAAGCCGCTAACCGCAGAAACTTATAAGCAAATGCTAAAAGATGGTGTGAAGAAGGCAGTGGCCTTTTCTCAATATCCTCATTTCTCGTATTCTACTACCGGGTCATCCATTAACGAATTGTGGAGACAGATCAAGGCATTGGACTCCGAGAGATCTATATCTTGGTCGGTTATTGATCGTTGGCCTACGAATGAAGGTCTGATTAAGGCTTTCTCCGAGAATATCGCCAAAAAACTGCAAGAATTTCCACAACCTGTCAGAGACAAGGTtgttttattgttttctgCGCATTCTCTACCCATGGATGTTGTTAACACTGGTGATGCCTACCCAGCTGAGGTGGCTGCCACTGTTTATAGTATCATGCAAACACTGAAGTTTAAAAACCCTTATAGGTTAGTTTGGCAATCCCAAGTCGGACCCAAACCATGGTTGGGAGCGCAAACAGCAGACATCGCTGAATTTTTAGGTCCGAAAGTTGACGGCCTGATGTTCATTCCGATCGCCTTCACCTCTGACCATATTGAAACTTTGCATGAAATAGACTTGGGCGTTATCGGGGAATCGGAATATAAGGATAAATTTAAGAGATGCGAATCTTTAAATGGTAATCAGACTTTCATTGAAGGCATGGCGGATCTTGTCAAAAGCCATTTGCAGAGTCATCAACTGTATTCCAATCAACTACCTCTCGACTTTGCACTTGGTAAGTCCAACGATCCTGTAAAGGACCTTTCATTGGTATTTGGCAACCATAGAAGTACTTGA
- the MPC54 gene encoding Mpc54p (Component of the meiotic outer plaque~similar to YOR177C), producing the protein MPEDISYCNSFEDYYNNPHATSPYKDSFFKEMTPSKPNVRFGDDDVNIFDQRKKVNEINKNSTIKRTIPPSISTTITPNKSSLKSLRGKRALGSCFNHGTELKSENETFKEVNDAVNRCYALCNIPTKHVSINSISDLAQTFETLAVGITHETNRKAECERSKNAIDSLYYHEQLEKKELNEKSLQMAIDHLLKVTKQNLRQADDKNKLKETEALKSFIEEIEEVDDNKISINSLEQQLLEEKTANNILRRDYYKLQERGRRLCHEFQGLQDDYSKQMKQKEYEVQKLKNEIKVLLNMNDNLKADKTRYSQKEKQYFQKYTYIEKYMNHVKEEYNKKEDECNKLKFIIDKSVKKIEHLERSLQTQITAQNSFSTATIQEEGPKDAHLKDRYYKVKEFMEQKLQTSKINDPSCSEAEALDNVLGLIENTMKTLDKNSKCYPTTTKKCIKYVTDSSQLKENEHITN; encoded by the coding sequence ATGCCAGAAGATATAAGCTATTGTAACTCCTTCGAGGATTATTACAACAACCCTCACGCGACTTCCCCTTATAAGGATtcgtttttcaaagaaatgacaCCATCTAAGCCAAACGTAAGATTTGGCGATGATGATGTTAACATTTttgatcaaagaaaaaaagtaaatgaAATCAACAAGAATAGTACCATTAAAAGGACGATTCCACCATCGATAAGCACCACTATTACTCCCAACAAATCTAGCTTGAAGTCTCTGAGAGGAAAAAGAGCTTTGGGAAGTTGTTTTAATCATGGAACTGAGTTAAAATCGGAAAATGAAACCTTCAAAGAGGTCAATGACGCAGTCAACCGTTGCTATGCACTTTGCAACATCCCCACCAAGCATGTATCCATAAATAGTATTTCTGATTTGGCACAAACTTTCGAAACACTTGCTGTAGGGATAACTCATGAAACAAATAGAAAAGCTGAGTGTGAACGGAGCAAGAATGCAATAGATTCGCTGTACTATCATGAACagctggaaaaaaaagaacttaatgaaaaaagtctCCAAATGGCAATCGACCACTTGCTGAAAGTGACAAAGCAAAATTTGAGACAAGCAGATGATAAAAACAAGTtaaaagaaacagaagCACTAAAAAGTTTCATTGAGGAAATCGAAGAAGTCGACGATAATAAAATTTCCATTAACAGTTTAGAACAACAATTgcttgaagaaaaaacagcaaataatattttgagaAGAGACTATTATAAGCTCCAGGAACGTGGAAGACGTTTATGTCATGAGTTTCAGGGGTTGCAGGATGATTACTCAAAACAAATGAAACAAAAGGAGTATGAGGTGCAAAAACTCAAGAACGAAATCAAAGTGTTATTGAACATGAACGATAACTTAAAGGCGGACAAGACGCGTTACTCACAGAAAGAGAAACagtattttcaaaaatataccTATATAGAGAAATACATGAATCATGTCAAGGAAGAgtataataaaaaagaggaCGAATGCaataaattaaaatttattattgaCAAGAGCgtgaagaaaatagaacaCTTGGAGAGGTCGCTTCAAACTCAGATCACTGCTCAAAACAGCTTCTCAACTGCAACgattcaagaagaaggccCGAAAGATGCCCATTTGAAGGATCGCTATTACAAAGTCAAAGAGTTCATGGAACAAAAGTTACAGACCTCCAAAATTAATGACCCCTCCTGTTCTGAAGCAGAGGCGCTTGATAATGTACTCGGCCTAATCGAAAACACCATGAAAACACTGGACAAAAATAGTAAATGTTATCCAACTACAACAAAAAAGTGCATAAAGTATGTTACTGACTCATCTCAacttaaagaaaatgagcACATTACAAATTGA
- the GAC1 gene encoding protein phosphatase regulator GAC1 (Regulatory subunit for Glc7p type-1 protein phosphatase (PP1)~similar to YOR178C) has protein sequence MIIETATTLSPSKAKPSFPHNDLIKSMSENPINCPSRPPIRKLKSSLKISRPEPISRSKSEIFLTSPEKNVRFAIELTTVKRFDKNAEPSSISNENSPTLSPVDNNTTADDIQLFNNEDCWFNDSSLVTNLLKNEKKFRYMNSLNNMFKLDIYDSEDEDDIEEHINDQTGYGYTYDSLSTRRKSSENKSVDSSATSSIASQATNICDWKLHCTDLVPFKSAPPLFTKTLSPSDMQRQLTKYLNGQNVKLHSLTQLEDDSSKITGLVYVKNLSFEKYLEIKFTFNSWRDIHYVTASFNRTMNANVDEFKFTIDLNSLKYILLMKRIITMENNTSSCPLNVELCCRYDVNNETYYDNNNGKNYHLFITTFKKGRETKEKEKVSVVVEPAPQANAAVSSKDIKSRFVSSNLTFSRFLPQSRKFSEDTDYYNTSPLKHLYHNDTTTWVKPKRLNVVLDKIDNATPTSPPLANNTTRTDKITKNGKTAPTAPTASNSIDLPVLGSQHQSLYSGSSSYSSSSSSISSSLSFASSNNSSTNSSSASCSFPLTELDNFDYANLYEPNDTFTTANLFNHSLNSLMPEISTPSFFGDFKNENTNNNDNNNNFATSLEDSYEDKQSVITDTTMDDNNKTSTINNSTDTLIKQPKENGTPKENKLSSNSTGSPSSSQNQTSTMLNDHSNVKSDLKYINYQSLLDSHRFYNHPSSPNLQSTPFSSAVPLSGISQTSDVFDYEDENSGSDQMAGDLDNNSFSPQFYLNDDNKSACLSDDALIDHHGNTNPFINTFSSSPPILSQEVGRWRL, from the coding sequence ATGATAATAGAAACTGCTACTACATTATCGCCATCTAAGGCAAAGCCCTCTTTCCCTCACAATGATTTGATCAAAAGCATGTCAGAAAACCCCATAAACTGCCCCTCTCGCCCTCCAATTAGGAAATTAAAGTCTTCCTTGAAAATATCTCGCCCTGAACCTATTTCAAGATCCAAGTCAGAAATTTTCTTAACATCGCCTGAGAAAAATGTTCGTTTCGCTATTGAACTAACAACCGTTAAAagatttgataaaaacGCGGAGCCAAGTTCAATCTCAAACGAAAACTCTCCCACACTATCTCCTGTTGATAATAACACCACTGCCGATGACATCCAACTTTTCAACAACGAGGACTGCTGGTTCAATGATTCTTCGTTGGTCACCAACCTACTaaagaatgaaaagaagTTTCGTTATATGAATTCCCTGAACAATATGTTCAAATTAGATATTTATGATTCagaagatgaggatgatattgaagagCACATCAATGACCAGACTGGATATGGTTATACTTATGATTCGCTATCAACTCGAAGAAAATCTTCCGAAAACAAATCTGTGGATTCCTCTGCTACCTCTTCCATTGCCAGCCAGGCAACAAATATTTGTGATTGGAAACTTCACTGCACAGACTTGGTTCCCTTCAAGAGCGCCCCTCCCCTATTTACCAAAACGTTATCACCTTCGGATATGCAACGCCAGCTTACAAAATACTTAAATGGCCAAAATGTGAAGTTACATTCTCTCACTCAATTGGAGGATGATTCAAGCAAAATTACAGGACTAGTTTACGTTAAAAATTTgagttttgaaaaatatttggagATAAAATTCACGTTCAACTCTTGGAGGGATATTCATTACGTTACCGCCAGCTTTAATAGAACAATGAATGCCAACGTTGATGAATTTAAATTTACAATTGATTTGAATAGTTTGAAGTACATTTTACTCATGAAAAGAATCATTACTATGGAGAATAATACAAGCAGCTGTCCACTAAACGTCGAATTATGTTGCAGATACGACGTCAATAACGAAACATACTATGACAACAATAACGGTAAAAACTATCACCTTTTCATAACTACCTTTAAGAAGGGaagagaaacaaaagaaaaggaaaaagtttCTGTTGTCGTCGAGCCTGCCCCTCAAGCCAATGCAGCTGTCTCGTCGAAGGACATAAAGTCAAGGTTTGTCTCTTCGAACCTGACTTTCTCAAGGTTCCTGCCTCAGTCAAGAAAGTTTAGCGAGGACACAGATTACTATAATACGTCCCCACTGAAACATCTTTATCACAATGATACGACAACCTGGGTCAAGCCCAAAAGGCTGAATGTGGTTTTAGATAAAATTGACAATGCCACTCCTACTTCTCCTCCCTTAGCTAACAACACCACAAGAACAGATAAGATAACCAAAAATGGGAAAACTGCACCTACCGCCCCAACTGCCAGTAATAGCATTGACCTACCGGTATTAGGATCTCAACATCAATCATTATATTCTGGCTCATCGTCATATTCCTCATCGTCTTCctccatttcttcttcattgtcCTTTGCTTCTTCAAACAATTCCTCGacaaattcttcttccgCTTCTTGTAGTTTCCCACTTACTGAACTCGATAATTTCGATTATGCGAACTTATATGAACCCAATGATACCTTCACAACGGCCAATTTGTTCAACCATTCATTAAACTCTTTAATGCCAGAGATTTCCACTCCATCATTCTTCGGAGATTTTAAAAATGAGAACACcaataataacgataacaataacaactTCGCTACCTCTCTAGAAGATTCATATGAGGATAAACAAAGTGTCATTACGGACACTACAATGgacgataataataaaacgTCTACTATCAATAATTCTACAGACACATTAATCAAACAACCAAAGGAAAACGGAACACCTAAAGAGAACAAATTATCTTCAAACAGTACCGGTTCACCATCTTCATCCCAGAATCAGACGAGCACTATGTTAAACGACCATTCAAATGTGAAGAGTGACCTCAAATATATCAACTACCAATCATTACTGGATTCCCATCGTTTCTACAACCACCCCTCGTCGCCAAACCTTCAGTCCACTCCATTCTCAAGCGCAGTTCCCCTCTCGGGAATCTCCCAGACTTCAGATGTTTTTGACTACGAGGACGAAAATAGCGGTAGTGATCAAATGGCGGGAGATCTAGATAATAATTCGTTTTCTCCTCAATTTTATCTGAATGATGATAACAAATCCGCATGCCTCAGTGACGACGCTTTGATTGACCATCACGGAAATACTAACCCGTTTATAAATACTTTCAGTTCATCTCCACCCATCCTTTCCCAAGAGGTTGGCCGATGGCGGctttaa
- the SYC1 gene encoding cleavage polyadenylation factor subunit SYC1 (Subunit of the APT subcomplex of cleavage and polyadenylation factor~similar to YOR179C) gives MDLHKERTQQRINLDSSEGDKTNDLYLHIVQMFGCIEKTTVENATELLILGDVEVKISSGSVLIEWTENSMISETIADSIVIMVLGLHASKKNVLSESRLKERNHNAWKIQELQNLFQEQFGDSFSVDEGMEKKEDVKNGSVTIGKSKATIDFSTMKLIDCNSNPLKGRVESILSIGQKLTTPLC, from the coding sequence atggaTTTACACAAGGAGAGAACTCAGCAAAGGATTAATCTCGATAGCAGCGAAGGTGATAAAACTAATGACCTGTACCTTCATATCGTCCAAATGTTCGGTTGCATAGAGAAGACTACAGTGGAAAATGCAACGGAACTGCTAATACTGGGTGACGttgaagtaaaaatatCCTCGGGCAGCGTTTTAATCGAGTGGACAGAGAATTCAATGATAAGTGAGACAATTGCCGATAGTATAGTAATAATGGTTCTCGGTTTGCATGCAAGTAAGAAGAATGTGTTATCTGAGTCAAGGTTGAAAGAGAGAAACCATAATGCTTGGAAGATCCAAGAGTTGCAGAATTTGTTTCAAGAACAATTTGGAGACAGTTTTAGCGTCGATGAAGGaatggagaaaaaagaagatgtaAAGAATGGTAGCGTAACTATAGGCAAGAGTAAAGCCACAATCGATTTTTCCACTATGAAACTTATTGATTGTAATTCAAACCCGCTTAAAGGAAGGGTGGAGAGCATACTGAGCATTGGCCAGAAACTAACAACTCCATTATGCTGA